In Desulfoferula mesophila, the genomic window TGGACGGCCTGGGCTTCCTGGAGCAGGTCAAAAAAATATCGCCGGGCACCGAGGTCATCGTCATCACCGGATTCGCCACCATGGATACCGCCAAAAAATCTTTCCAGGGAGGGGTGTTCGACTTCGTAGCCAAGCCTTTCTCCCTGAGTGAAATACAGGGCATCGTCCGCAAGGCCGAGCAAAAGGCCTTGCAAAACAGCTAAGCCCCGGCCGGGCGGCGCTATCCATGGGATGAACTAGCCATGCCTAATATTCTCGTATCCATCGCGGCGGACCTCCCCAGCAGCATCGCGTTGCGCTATGCCTGCAGACTGGCCGACCTCATCCATTCCAGGGTGCAGGTTCTCCATATCAAAGAGCCCGACGAAGCCGGGCCGGCGGTGGGCTCCGGCTGGGCCCGCCTCACCTGGCAGAAGGAATTGTTGGAGCAGGCCCGGCAGGAGATAACCCAGCTTTTGCGCGACGACCTGGCCCACTGCGCCACCAAGGACGCGCCCATCGTGGCGGTGGGCGACCGCGAAAGCCATGTGCTGGCCGAGCTGGGCCGAGCTCCCTACGACCTGCTGGTCGAGGGCCTGCCCGCTCCGCCCAGCCAGAGCCTTCTGCACCGCGTCCTGCATTCGGAGAGCTTGCAAAAAATCCATTGCCCGGTGCTGTTGGCCTTGACCATGGCTCCTCTTGAGCGGGTCTTGATCTGCCTGGACCACGGAGAGCCGAGCCAAGTCGAATGCTTTGAAAGGCTCATGCAAGGAACCAACCTCGGCGTGGACCTGGTGGCCATACGCTTCCCGGAAGCGGCGGAGACGACCGGCGACGAGCTGCTGCGGCAACGCCTGGATCAGGCCAGGGAAAGTCTGCGCGGCGCCGGGTTCGACGCGGGCCAAAGCACCGTTGTGGACGGGCGGCCCGACAGCATGGCCTCCCTGGCCAATGACTACGGTTTGCTGGTTGTTCCCAAGGTGCACGACAGCCAGCGAGAACATCCTTGGGTCGCCTTGTTGGGTAATACCTCCACCAGCATGCTGCTGTGCTGAGCGGTCATCACCCACATTGAAAAGGAGAGGGAGATGAAAATATTACTGGCAGTGGACGAGGGGCGTCACAGCAGCTATGCGGCCACCCAGACCTCCAAGCTGGCCTTGAACGCCTGGGCCGACGTGACCATCTTGGGTAACTGCAACGAGGACGGCGGCAAGAGCCCGGAGGCGACGGGCGCTTTGCCACCGGCCTGCGGCAGCCTTATGGAAAGCATGCAGGTATACCGGCAAATATTTCTGAAGGAGGGACCTCCCGAGGACAACCCTTACCTGGCCCAAAAGGAGGCCCTGGAGTGGCTGCCGGTGGACAAGGGGGCCTGGGAGGAGTTCAAGGTTTTGCGGGGAGCCCGCAAAAACCTACGGTTGCGCCTGCGCAAAGGCGACGCCGGCCAGGTGCTGGAGGAGGACGCGGTCGAGGACTACGACCTCATCGTGCTGGGTTATGGCCCGCATGGTGAAAGCCTGCCCGGCGCCTCGCGGGACGGCATGCAAAAAATCATCGAGAACGCCCGGGCCTCCGTGCTCCTGGTAAAGCAGGACCTGGAAATCCATAACCTGGTGGTGTGCCTGGACAACCACGAGGTGCCCCAGAGGTCCTTGGAATTGATCAACCTGATCGCCACCATCCATGGAGCCGCCCTGCACCTTTACGGGGTGACCAGGGAAGGCTGGATCGAAATCGAGGTCGACAAAAAACTCTACAACCTGCACCGTTACTTCGCCTCAAACCAGACCCAGGTACGCACTAGCTTCAAGGATCATGCCGAGTTGTTGCCTCAGTTCGCGGGCGAGGCCAAGCCGGACCTGCTGGTCCTCTGGCGGGGCAAGCAGTCCATCCTGCGGACCTTGTTCCCCAAGAAATGGCTGGGCGACCTGGTGGGTAAAAGCCAGTCCTCGGTGTTGGTCTTGCGCTAGGAGAACCGCCCGGGGAGCGGAACGCGAAGCTAGGCCTGGTCTCCGCCTTGACGGCTACCGATAGAGCGAGCGCCTAAAGGCCAGCATCGTCTGGCCCAGATAGTCATTTTTGTGGGTTATCAAGCCATAGGTGCGAATCTCGTCGAGATCGCGCAGTTGGTGCATGTTGAGGCGCTGACAGTCGTATTGGTTGAGCGTGTACACATCCATGACCGACACACCCATGCCCATGGCCACGTAACTTTTGATGTGCTCGAAGTGGGTCAATGGTTTACGCCCGGCACCATTTAATAGGCTGCCGAACGTGAACCATACATCTACTAATTCGGGTCCCGGTGTCGCCTCAATCGCAAGGTTTGATCGCTAACCGCTCTTTTCACTCCACCGCCTTGCCTCACGCGCCATGCGGCCTCAGGCCAGATCCTCCAGGGCCAGGTCTATCTCTTCTTGCAGCAGCCCCCGGGCCGTCCCGGCGGCCTCTCGCAGCGCCCGCGCCGCCGCGTCTCCGCCGATGCGCCCCAGGGCCCAGGCGCACATGGCCCGCACCCGCTCGTCCTGGTTTTCATCCAAGGCCCGCGTCAGGTCCGCCACGTAGGCGCGGCTTTCATCCAGGGCCTTGAGGAGATAGGTGAACATGGTGGGCACTCCCGGGAACCAGGTGACCCGGTGGCGGGCGATGGCCGCCAGCGCCTCCTCGGTTTTGAAGCTTTCCATCACCACCACGCCGCCTCCGGAGCTGAAAGCGCCCATGAAGGGGCTGGCGATGCAAAAGACGTGCACCATGGGCAGGGCGGCCAAGGTGACGTCCTCGGCCCGCAGACCGTAGTTCTGGGCCACGTTGGGTCCGCCAAAGGTAAGGTTGCGATGGGTGAGCATCACCCCCTTGGGCTTGCCGGTGGTGCCCGAGGTGTAAAAGGTCAGTACGGGCTCATCCGGGTCCAACTCCGGCGGCCGCCAGGCTTCCGGCGCCTGGGGGCAGGCTCGGTCCAGGGCCTGCTCCAGGCTTTGCCCGCCTTGCCGGGTGAGGACGGTTCGCACCTGAATGGCGCCGGGCTCGATCTCCTCCAGCCGGGGCGTCCAATCCTGATGCGCCAAAACCATGCACGCGCCCGAGTCGCCCAGAATGTGCGCGATTTCCCGGCTGGTGTAGACGGGGTTGACGGGCACCACCACATGGATTTTGTTTTTTTATCTTATGAAACGTCAGTCGGCAGGCTATGCCCGCCCCTAACTCCATGCAATCTCAAAGCCTGGCCAGAAGAATGCCATACGGCCTCGCCGCCCTTCCTGCCGTCGAGTAGACCTGCAACTTATCGGTTAAATGGAGTTCAATGGTCTCGTACGGCACATCCTGAAGCAGCCCCTCACAGCCTTGCCCTTGGTTCGAGTCCGACCCGATCAGCCAAGAGATTCCAAGGCTCAGGCTATTTGGCCTGGGCCCTTTTTGGGCCAGGATGCATAGGAGAAACGCCAGGATCGCTGAATCCGAGGGCTTCTCTCGCGTCTCTTGCTAATCCAACACGACCTCGAGTCATTGAGCGCGACAAACCGGGTTGATTTATTTACCCTGCTATTTCATATTGAAGGGCAATTTGACTGGAGTCTCCACCCGCCCCCCGAGGTCGCCATGCGCCGCGCGCTGATTATATTTTCGATCGTCCTGGCGTTGCTGCTTGGCCTCGCCTTGGTTTGGGGTAGAGGGCCGCGTGAACTGCATCCGCCCACCGAGGTGAGCGTTTTACAGGATCACGC contains:
- a CDS encoding LysR substrate-binding domain-containing protein; translation: MTHFEHIKSYVAMGMGVSVMDVYTLNQYDCQRLNMHQLRDLDEIRTYGLITHKNDYLGQTMLAFRRSLYR
- a CDS encoding universal stress protein; the encoded protein is MKILLAVDEGRHSSYAATQTSKLALNAWADVTILGNCNEDGGKSPEATGALPPACGSLMESMQVYRQIFLKEGPPEDNPYLAQKEALEWLPVDKGAWEEFKVLRGARKNLRLRLRKGDAGQVLEEDAVEDYDLIVLGYGPHGESLPGASRDGMQKIIENARASVLLVKQDLEIHNLVVCLDNHEVPQRSLELINLIATIHGAALHLYGVTREGWIEIEVDKKLYNLHRYFASNQTQVRTSFKDHAELLPQFAGEAKPDLLVLWRGKQSILRTLFPKKWLGDLVGKSQSSVLVLR
- a CDS encoding AMP-binding protein — protein: MVVPVNPVYTSREIAHILGDSGACMVLAHQDWTPRLEEIEPGAIQVRTVLTRQGGQSLEQALDRACPQAPEAWRPPELDPDEPVLTFYTSGTTGKPKGVMLTHRNLTFGGPNVAQNYGLRAEDVTLAALPMVHVFCIASPFMGAFSSGGGVVVMESFKTEEALAAIARHRVTWFPGVPTMFTYLLKALDESRAYVADLTRALDENQDERVRAMCAWALGRIGGDAAARALREAAGTARGLLQEEIDLALEDLA
- a CDS encoding universal stress protein — protein: MPNILVSIAADLPSSIALRYACRLADLIHSRVQVLHIKEPDEAGPAVGSGWARLTWQKELLEQARQEITQLLRDDLAHCATKDAPIVAVGDRESHVLAELGRAPYDLLVEGLPAPPSQSLLHRVLHSESLQKIHCPVLLALTMAPLERVLICLDHGEPSQVECFERLMQGTNLGVDLVAIRFPEAAETTGDELLRQRLDQARESLRGAGFDAGQSTVVDGRPDSMASLANDYGLLVVPKVHDSQREHPWVALLGNTSTSMLLC
- a CDS encoding response regulator, which encodes MSGEAKTQVLILDDEPIVCRRLQPNLEKSGYEVETFIRSDEALARVRQKHFDVVITDIKMEGLDGLGFLEQVKKISPGTEVIVITGFATMDTAKKSFQGGVFDFVAKPFSLSEIQGIVRKAEQKALQNS